The following coding sequences lie in one Apium graveolens cultivar Ventura chromosome 1, ASM990537v1, whole genome shotgun sequence genomic window:
- the LOC141718984 gene encoding protein RGF1 INDUCIBLE TRANSCRIPTION FACTOR 1, with protein MEMMKAPHIPQWLESLLSEKFYNACIIHEESRKNEKNIFCLDCCDSICPHCINPHASHRLLQIRRYVYHDVLKLCDADKLMDCAFVQAYISNAAKVVFLKQRPQTRPCRASGNNCSTCDRSIKKPFLYCSLSCKLIFLMRTEGAVLKYINKWEHITLPEPVGPDDGQRTTDSVLERSAETASAESSGASLREFPCTARTQVVRKKRSSFPTLPRVFSPQKEITETKEITAASSRRWQRKQKAPQRSPLF; from the exons ATGGAAATG ATGAAAGCACCACACATTCCACAATGGCTTGAATCTTTGTTGTCTGAAAAATTCTACAATGCCTGCATAATTCACGAAGAATCACGCAAGAATGAGAAGAACATCTTTTGCTTGGACTGCTGTGATTCAATTTGCCCACATTGTATCAATCCTCATGCTTCTCACCGTCTCCTCCAG ATAAGAAGATATGTCTATCATGATGTGCTTAAGCTTTGTGATGCTGATAAACTCATGGATTGTGCATTTGTTCAA gCCTACATTAGTAATGCTGCAAAGGTGGTATTTTTGAAACAAAGGCCTCAAACAAGGCCATGCAGAGCTTCTGGTAATAACTGTAGCACTTGTGACAGAAGCATCAAGAAGCCATTTCTCTACTGTTCTCTGTCTTGCAAG CTTATATTTTTGATGAGAACTGAGGGTGCTGTTTTGAAGTATATTAACAAGTGGGAGCACATTACTTTGCCTGAACCGGTCGGTCCAGATGATGGTCAGAGGACTACTGACTCGGTTCTTGAGCGGTCTGCTGAGACCGCTTCTGCTGAAAGTTCTGGTGCTTCTTTGAGGGAATTTCCCTGCACTGCCAGAACTCAAGTTGTCCGGAAGAAACGCAGCTCTTTTCCGACTTTGCCTCGGGTTTTTTCACCGCAGAAAGAAATTACAGAGACGAAAGAAATTACTGCAGCGAGTAGTCGTCGGTGGCAGCGCAAGCAGAAAGCGCCACAAAGGTCACCTCTTTTTTGA